In Oxyura jamaicensis isolate SHBP4307 breed ruddy duck chromosome 21, BPBGC_Ojam_1.0, whole genome shotgun sequence, a single genomic region encodes these proteins:
- the ECE1 gene encoding endothelin-converting enzyme 1 isoform X2, translating to MSTYKRATLDDEDPLDSLGEGDGYPNGFQVNFCGPRSGLGCWAQRTRPEKQLVVLVAVLAAVLAACLLGLIFQYRARPPAVCLSEACISVTSSILSSLDRAVNPCEDFFGYACGGWIKANPLPDGHSRWGTFNNLWEHNQAIMKHLLENTTANVSSEAERKAQRYYQACMNESKIEELRAAPLMELIQKLGGWNITGPWAGDNFNATLQKVTAHYRTSPFFSVYVSADSKNSNSNVIQVDQSGLGLPSRDYYLNKTENEKVLAGYLNYMVQLGMFLGGTDEEATRQQMQQILDFETALANITIPQEKHRDEEVIYHKMTAGDLKELAPAVDWMPFLSMVFHPVELNESEPIVVYAKEYLEQVSDLILATDKCLLNNYMIWNLVRKTSPFLDQRFQDAEEKFMEVMYGTKKTCLPRWKFCISDTDNNLGFALGAMFVKATFAEDSKQVAEEMIAEIKTAFEESLETLQWMDEETRKSAKEKADAIYNMIGYPKFIMDPKELDKVFNDYEAVSDLYFENVMQFYNFSARVTADQLRKPPNRDQWSMTPPTVNAYYSPTKNEIVFPAGILQAPFYTRASPKSLNFGGIGVVVGHELTHAFDDQGREYDKDGNLRPWWKNSSVEAFKRQTACMVEQYSNYTINGEAVNGKHTLGENIADNGGLKAAYRAYQNWLKKNGNEETLPTLGLTNHQLFFVGFAQVWCSVRTPESSHEGLITDPHSPSRFRVIGTVSNSREFAEHFGCPLGSPMNPPKKCEVW from the exons ATGTCGACCTACAAGCGGGCAACGCTGGATGACGAAGACCCCCTGGACTCCCTCGGTGAAGGCGATGGGTACCCCAACGGCTTCCAG GTGAATTTCTGCGGCCCGAGGAGCGGCCTGGGGTGCTGGGCGCAGCGCACGCGGCCTGAGAAACAGCTCGTGGTCCTGGTGGCCGTGCTGGCGGCCGTGCTGGCGGCGTGCCTGCTGGGCCTCATCTTCCAGTACAGAGCCC GGCCGCCCGCCGTGTGTCTGTCGGAGGCCTGCATCTCCGTCACCAGCTCCATCCTCAGCTCGCTGGACCGGGCGGTGAACCCCTGCGAGGACTTCTTCGGCTACGCCTGCGGGGGCTGGATCAAGGCCAACCCTCTCCCCGACGGCCACTCGCGCTGGGGCACCTTCAACAACCTCTGGGAGCACAACCAGGCCATCATGAAGCACCTGCTGG AAAACACCACGGCCAACGTGTCGAGCGAGGCGGAGCGCAAGGCACAGCGCTACTACCAGGCCTGCATGAACGAGAGCAAGATCGAGGAGCTGCGAGCTGCCCCGCTCATGGAGCTCATCCAAAAG CTGGGCGGCTGGAACATCACGGGCCCCTGGGCCGGGGACAACTTCAACGCGACGCTGCAGAAGGTGACAGCGCACTACCGCACCTCGCCCTTCTTCTCCGTCTACGTCAGCGCCGACTCCAAGAACTCCAACAGCAACGTCATCCAGGTGGATCAGTCGGGGCTAGGCCTGCCGTCACGGGATTACTACCTGAACAAGACGGAGAACGAGAAG GTGCTCGCCGGGTACCTGAACTACATGGTGCAGCTGGGCATGTTCCTGGGCGGCACCGACGAGGAGGCGACGCGGCAGCAGATGCAGCAGATCTTGGATTTTGAGACCGCGCTGGCCAACATCACCATCCCGCAGGAGAAGCACCGGGACGAGGAGGTCATCTACCACAAAATGACGGCTGGAGACCTGAAG GAGCTGGCACCGGCTGTGGACTGGATGCCCTTCCTCTCCATGGTCTTCCACCCCGTGGAGCTAAACGAGTCGGAGCCCATCGTGGTCTATGCCAAGGAGTACCTGGAGCAGGTCTCTGACCTCATCCTGGCCACGGATAAATG CCTCCTCAACAACTACATGATCTGGAACCTGGTGCGGAAAACCAGCCCCTTCCTCGACCAGCGCTTCCAGGATGCCGAGGAGAAGTTCATGGAAGTGATGTACGGGACAAAGAAG ACCTGCCTCCCCCGCTGGAAGTTCTGCATCAGCGACACAGACAACAACCTGGGCTTTGCCTTGGGGGCCATGTTCGTCAAGGCCACCTTCGCCGAGGACAGCAAGCAGGTG GCGGAGGAAATGATCGCAGAGATTAAAACAGCCTTCGAGGAAAGCCTGGAGACCCTGCAGTGGATGGACGAAGAGACGAGGAAATCCGCCAAGGAGAAG GCGGACGCCATCTACAACATGATCGGCTACCCGAAGTTCATCATGGACCCCAAGGAGCTGGATAAAGTCTTTAATGAC TACGAGGCTGTGTCCGACCTCTACTTCGAGAACGTCATGCAGTTTTACAACTTCTCGGCCAGGGTCACCGCTGACCAGCTCCGGAAACCACCCAACCGGGACCA GTGGAGCATGACGCCTCCGACGGTCAACGCGTACTACTCTCCCACCAAGAACGAGATCGTCTTCCCCGCCGGGATCCTCCAGGCCCCTTTTTACACCCGCGCATCTCCCAA GTCGCTGAATTTCGGTGGTATTGGCGTGGTGGTGGGCCACGAGCTGACACATGCCTTCGATGACCAAG GCCGGGAGTACGACAAGGACGGCAACCTGCGTCCCTGGTGGAAGAACTCCTCGGTGGAGGCCTTCAAGCGGCAGACAGCGTGCATGGTGGAGCAGTACAGCAACTACACCATCAACGGCGAGGCTGTCAACGGCAAGCACACCCTGGGGGAGAACATCGCCGACAATGGGGGCCTCAAGGCTGCCTACCGG GCGTATCAGAACTGGCTGAAAAAGAACGGGAATGAGGAAACCCTCCCGACCCTCGGCCTCACCAACCACCAGCTCTTCTTCGTTGGCTTCGCGCAG GTGTGGTGCTCGGTTCGCACGCCGGAGAGCTCGCACGAAGGGCTCATCACCGACCCTCACAGCCCCTCGCGCTTCCGTGTCATCGGCACCGTCTCCAACTCCCGGGAGTTCGCGGAGCATTTCGGCTGCCCCCTGGGCTCCCCCATGAACCCCCCCAAGAAGTGCGAGGTGTGGTGA
- the ECE1 gene encoding endothelin-converting enzyme 1 isoform X1, translated as MGRERCCGAREGFGVPAVVPVGTMRLSARWQGRARGEGSGGGAIRAVCQPVRFPLVFLLGAEIRAAPPASARGNARETLSREGSGALPVCRACAQPKPKMSTYKRATLDDEDPLDSLGEGDGYPNGFQVNFCGPRSGLGCWAQRTRPEKQLVVLVAVLAAVLAACLLGLIFQYRARPPAVCLSEACISVTSSILSSLDRAVNPCEDFFGYACGGWIKANPLPDGHSRWGTFNNLWEHNQAIMKHLLENTTANVSSEAERKAQRYYQACMNESKIEELRAAPLMELIQKLGGWNITGPWAGDNFNATLQKVTAHYRTSPFFSVYVSADSKNSNSNVIQVDQSGLGLPSRDYYLNKTENEKVLAGYLNYMVQLGMFLGGTDEEATRQQMQQILDFETALANITIPQEKHRDEEVIYHKMTAGDLKELAPAVDWMPFLSMVFHPVELNESEPIVVYAKEYLEQVSDLILATDKCLLNNYMIWNLVRKTSPFLDQRFQDAEEKFMEVMYGTKKTCLPRWKFCISDTDNNLGFALGAMFVKATFAEDSKQVAEEMIAEIKTAFEESLETLQWMDEETRKSAKEKADAIYNMIGYPKFIMDPKELDKVFNDYEAVSDLYFENVMQFYNFSARVTADQLRKPPNRDQWSMTPPTVNAYYSPTKNEIVFPAGILQAPFYTRASPKSLNFGGIGVVVGHELTHAFDDQGREYDKDGNLRPWWKNSSVEAFKRQTACMVEQYSNYTINGEAVNGKHTLGENIADNGGLKAAYRAYQNWLKKNGNEETLPTLGLTNHQLFFVGFAQVWCSVRTPESSHEGLITDPHSPSRFRVIGTVSNSREFAEHFGCPLGSPMNPPKKCEVW; from the exons ATGGGACGCGAGCGGTGCTGCGGGGCCAGGGAAGGTTTTGGGGTGCCCGCTGTTGTCCCCGTGGGGACAATGCGGCTCAGTGCTCGGTGGCAGGGCCGTGCCAGGGGGGAAggaagcggcggcggcgcgATAAGGGCTGTCTGCCAGCCTGTGAGGTTTCcccttgtttttctgctggGGGCTGAGATAAGAGCTGCCCCCCCCGCCTCGGCACGAGGTAACGCCCGGGAGACGCTGAGCCGGGAGGGAAGCGGCGCTTTGCCCGTCTGCCGAGCCTGTGCGCAGCCCAAACCCAAG ATGTCGACCTACAAGCGGGCAACGCTGGATGACGAAGACCCCCTGGACTCCCTCGGTGAAGGCGATGGGTACCCCAACGGCTTCCAG GTGAATTTCTGCGGCCCGAGGAGCGGCCTGGGGTGCTGGGCGCAGCGCACGCGGCCTGAGAAACAGCTCGTGGTCCTGGTGGCCGTGCTGGCGGCCGTGCTGGCGGCGTGCCTGCTGGGCCTCATCTTCCAGTACAGAGCCC GGCCGCCCGCCGTGTGTCTGTCGGAGGCCTGCATCTCCGTCACCAGCTCCATCCTCAGCTCGCTGGACCGGGCGGTGAACCCCTGCGAGGACTTCTTCGGCTACGCCTGCGGGGGCTGGATCAAGGCCAACCCTCTCCCCGACGGCCACTCGCGCTGGGGCACCTTCAACAACCTCTGGGAGCACAACCAGGCCATCATGAAGCACCTGCTGG AAAACACCACGGCCAACGTGTCGAGCGAGGCGGAGCGCAAGGCACAGCGCTACTACCAGGCCTGCATGAACGAGAGCAAGATCGAGGAGCTGCGAGCTGCCCCGCTCATGGAGCTCATCCAAAAG CTGGGCGGCTGGAACATCACGGGCCCCTGGGCCGGGGACAACTTCAACGCGACGCTGCAGAAGGTGACAGCGCACTACCGCACCTCGCCCTTCTTCTCCGTCTACGTCAGCGCCGACTCCAAGAACTCCAACAGCAACGTCATCCAGGTGGATCAGTCGGGGCTAGGCCTGCCGTCACGGGATTACTACCTGAACAAGACGGAGAACGAGAAG GTGCTCGCCGGGTACCTGAACTACATGGTGCAGCTGGGCATGTTCCTGGGCGGCACCGACGAGGAGGCGACGCGGCAGCAGATGCAGCAGATCTTGGATTTTGAGACCGCGCTGGCCAACATCACCATCCCGCAGGAGAAGCACCGGGACGAGGAGGTCATCTACCACAAAATGACGGCTGGAGACCTGAAG GAGCTGGCACCGGCTGTGGACTGGATGCCCTTCCTCTCCATGGTCTTCCACCCCGTGGAGCTAAACGAGTCGGAGCCCATCGTGGTCTATGCCAAGGAGTACCTGGAGCAGGTCTCTGACCTCATCCTGGCCACGGATAAATG CCTCCTCAACAACTACATGATCTGGAACCTGGTGCGGAAAACCAGCCCCTTCCTCGACCAGCGCTTCCAGGATGCCGAGGAGAAGTTCATGGAAGTGATGTACGGGACAAAGAAG ACCTGCCTCCCCCGCTGGAAGTTCTGCATCAGCGACACAGACAACAACCTGGGCTTTGCCTTGGGGGCCATGTTCGTCAAGGCCACCTTCGCCGAGGACAGCAAGCAGGTG GCGGAGGAAATGATCGCAGAGATTAAAACAGCCTTCGAGGAAAGCCTGGAGACCCTGCAGTGGATGGACGAAGAGACGAGGAAATCCGCCAAGGAGAAG GCGGACGCCATCTACAACATGATCGGCTACCCGAAGTTCATCATGGACCCCAAGGAGCTGGATAAAGTCTTTAATGAC TACGAGGCTGTGTCCGACCTCTACTTCGAGAACGTCATGCAGTTTTACAACTTCTCGGCCAGGGTCACCGCTGACCAGCTCCGGAAACCACCCAACCGGGACCA GTGGAGCATGACGCCTCCGACGGTCAACGCGTACTACTCTCCCACCAAGAACGAGATCGTCTTCCCCGCCGGGATCCTCCAGGCCCCTTTTTACACCCGCGCATCTCCCAA GTCGCTGAATTTCGGTGGTATTGGCGTGGTGGTGGGCCACGAGCTGACACATGCCTTCGATGACCAAG GCCGGGAGTACGACAAGGACGGCAACCTGCGTCCCTGGTGGAAGAACTCCTCGGTGGAGGCCTTCAAGCGGCAGACAGCGTGCATGGTGGAGCAGTACAGCAACTACACCATCAACGGCGAGGCTGTCAACGGCAAGCACACCCTGGGGGAGAACATCGCCGACAATGGGGGCCTCAAGGCTGCCTACCGG GCGTATCAGAACTGGCTGAAAAAGAACGGGAATGAGGAAACCCTCCCGACCCTCGGCCTCACCAACCACCAGCTCTTCTTCGTTGGCTTCGCGCAG GTGTGGTGCTCGGTTCGCACGCCGGAGAGCTCGCACGAAGGGCTCATCACCGACCCTCACAGCCCCTCGCGCTTCCGTGTCATCGGCACCGTCTCCAACTCCCGGGAGTTCGCGGAGCATTTCGGCTGCCCCCTGGGCTCCCCCATGAACCCCCCCAAGAAGTGCGAGGTGTGGTGA